A genomic window from Punica granatum isolate Tunisia-2019 chromosome 2, ASM765513v2, whole genome shotgun sequence includes:
- the LOC116194378 gene encoding pathogenesis-related protein 1-like, with protein MGVSHFLCFAIASLLCLALVCPSHAQNSPQDYLNAHNAARRQVGVRPMAWDDKLATYARNYANKHIGDCKMVHSGGPYGENLAWSSGDMSGTAAVKMWVDEKANYNYNSNTCAPGKVCGHYTQVVWGKSVRLGCAKVRCNSGGTFIVCSYDPRGNIVGQKPY; from the coding sequence ATGGGAGTCTCTCACTTCCTTTGTTTTGCCATTGCTTCTTTGCTATGTTTGGCCCTGGTCTGCCCCTCCCACGCCCAGAACTCACCACAGGACTATCTCAATGCCCACAACGCGGCACGGAGGCAGGTCGGGGTCAGGCCGATGGCGTGGGACGACAAGCTCGCCACCTACGCCCGTAACTACGCCAACAAGCACATTGGGGACTGCAAGATGGTCCACTCTGGTGGGCCCTATGGCGAGAATCTGGCCTGGAGCAGCGGCGACATGTCGGGCACGGCTGCAGTGAAAATGTGGGTGGACGAGAAGGCCAACTACAACTACAACTCCAACACCTGCGCTCCGGGCAAGGTCTGCGGGCACTACACCCAGGTGGTTTGGGGCAAGTCTGTCCGGCTGGGCTGTGCCAAGGTCAGGTGCAACAGCGGAGGAACGTTCATCGTCTGCAGTTATGACCCTCGTGGAAACATCGTCGGGCAGAAACCTTACTAA